From a region of the Arachis ipaensis cultivar K30076 chromosome B09, Araip1.1, whole genome shotgun sequence genome:
- the LOC107619211 gene encoding rhomboid-like protein 19 (The sequence of the model RefSeq protein was modified relative to this genomic sequence to represent the inferred CDS: added 88 bases not found in genome assembly) gives MSTTQPLPLSVSGGASPFSMSGFTRLCKGLVVVLVAAHIVVTVFPSAVTYVALIPARTIPFGWNLITAGYIEQSIYGVVVNTLGLLFIGKLLEPVWGPREFIKFIFIVNVLTSVCIFITAISLYYIKTQETYLYMPLSGFHGVISGLLVGIKQIIPDQELPALKIKMKWLPSINVLCSIATSFFTLEAMSYLPAIIFGTYMSWIYLRYWQRKSETKYRGDPSEDFAFSTFFPEILRPVIDPIASIFHRMLCGRSSASNDAQGYSLGAEPLPGSDSIEATRRRERGARALEERLAAAKSAGELPTDAAQNV, from the exons ATGAGCACTACTCAACCGCTTCCACTTTCAGTTTCAGGG GGCGCAAGCCCGTTCTCGATGTCAGGGTTCACGCGTCTCTGCAAAGGCCTCGTTGTGGTGCTCGTTGCTGCTCACATTGTCGTTACCGTCTTCCCCTCTGCCGTTACCTACGTCGCTCTCATTCCTGCAAG GACAATCCCATTTGGCTGGAACCTTATTACAGCTGGTTACATTGAACAATCTATATATGGG GTAGTGGTCAACACCCTTGGTCTTCTGTTCATTGGGAAGCTGCTCGAACCAGTTTGGGGTCCTAGGGAATTCATAAAGTTTATCTTTATAGTTAACGTTCTGACTTCTGTGTGTATTTTCATCACTGCTATTTCTTTATACTACATTAAGACGCAGGAGACTTACCT ttatatgccacttTCTGGATTTCATGGGGTAATATCCGGTTTGTTGGTCGGCATCAAGCAAATCATACCAGATCAAGAACTTCCAGCCCTTAAGATAAAAATGAAG TGGTTGCCGTCTATCAATGTATTGTGTTCTATTGCTACGAGCTTCTTCACGCTGGAGGCAATGTCATATCTTCCAGCTATAATATTTGGCACATACATGAGCTGGATTTACCTTAGATACTGGCAGAGGAAATCAGAAACAAAGTATAGGGGTGACCCAAGCGAGGATTTTGCATTCTCTACATTTTTCCCCGAGATTTTAAG GCCAGTTATAGACCCTATTGCATCAATATTTCATCGAATGCTATGTGGAAGATCCAGTGCATCTAATGATGCTCAAGGCTACTCCCTAGGAGCTGAACCTTTGCCGGGTTCTGACTCCATTGAGGCAACTAGGAGACG